A stretch of the Ictidomys tridecemlineatus isolate mIctTri1 chromosome 5, mIctTri1.hap1, whole genome shotgun sequence genome encodes the following:
- the Tcl1a gene encoding T-cell leukemia/lymphoma protein 1A — MEGFLFEPDYPPDPDRLWRWNMLLYVDETYRTWLPIIIKMEGSLQVLMRQEDYPLESPLSPSEMTPSLLPVLYQLYPERRYRGSDSSLWRIVYHIEYNRVEDMLLEQLPAPE; from the exons ATGGAAGGGTTCCTATTCGAGCCGGATTACCCCCCGGACCCCGACCGCCTGTGGAGGTGGAACATGCTCTTGTATGTGGACGAGACCTACCGAACCTGGTTGCCCATCATCATCAAG ATGGAGGGTAGCCTCCAGGTGCTCATGCGCCAGGAAGACTACCCCTTGGAAAGCCCTCTGAGTCCCAGTGAGATGACTCCGAGCCTCCTGCCTGTGTTGTATCAGCTATACCCTGAAAGAAGATACCGAGGctcagactccagcctctggCGCATAGTGTACCACATCGAG TACAACAGGGTAGAGGACATGCTCCTGGAACAGCTGCCGGCCCCTGAATGA